The segment AGAAATAACAGCTGTTTTTTCTTTTGTGGTTCCATAAATTTTTAAACCTTCAATTTTTAATAATTCTTTAGTTCCATATTCTAAAAGTTCGTGTTCATAAGAGGCAATCTCTTCAAAACCCACTGAGTTCATATAGTCGATAGCTGTTCCAAAAGCGATTCCTCCACAAATATTTGGGGTTCCAGCTTCAAATTTATGAGGTAAACCTGCATAGGTAGTTTTTTCAAAAGAAACCGTTTCTATCATTTCTCCACCACCTTGATAAGGAGGTAGTTTTTCTAACCATTCTTTTTTCCCATATAATAACCCAACTCCTGTTGGGCCACATAATTTATGAGCAGAAGCCACGTAAAAATCAGCATCTAAAGCTTGTACATCTGGTTTAATATGAGGTGTTGCCTGAGCTCCATCAATTAAAACAGCGGCATTTACTTTGTGAGCAGCATCAATAATTTCTTTAATTGGGTTTACGGTTCCTAATGCATTTGAAACATGATTACAAAAAACTAATTTTGTCTTTTCATTTAACAAACTATGATATGCTTCCATATCTAAAGAGCCATCTTCAAACATTGGAATTACCTTTAAAATAGCACCTGTTTTTTCGCAAAGCATTTGCCAAGGAACAATATTTGAATGGTGTTCTAAAGCAGAAACAATAATTTCATCACCAGCATTTAAAAGTGAAGAAAATCCAGATGCAACGATGTTGATACTGTGCGTAGTTCCAGCAGTTAGAATAATTTCGTAAGCTTCTTTTGCATTAAAATGATGTTGCACTTTAATACGAGCTTCTTCATATTTATCAGTTGCTTCTTGACTTAAAGTATGCACGCCTCTGTGAATATTTGAGTTGTAATTGCTGTAATAATCTACAATAGCATCAATTACAACTTGTGGTGTTTGTGAAGTTGCTGCATTATCAAAATATACTAGAGGTTTTCCATGAACAGTTCTTTTTAAAATTGGGAAATCTTCACGAATTTTATCAATATTAATCATACAAATCATATTTAGTTACAAAGATAAAGCTTGATTTTTTAAAGTTTTCATAAACTGAATATGTTTTCCTTATTTTTACATCATTAAACTATATTTCTAATGAAAGTAAGCAAGCGTATTCTTCTTTTTTTATCATTAATTATTATAATTACTGTAATCTATAATTACCCTAAATTGAATATTATGGCAGGTTATTCTGCTAAAAATATGGCTTCATCTGTTTTTGTTGCAGAGAGAACTTTAGAATTTACAGATATAAATGACAATAACTTTTCTCCTATTAATTTAGCTTCTGATAAAGTGAACTTAGAAGAAAAATCTGCATCTGCATCTGCAATTGGGTTACTTACAAGAAAAGCAATTTATAGAGAAGGCCTAGGAAGTGTTTTAACTTTAGATAAAGAAGATGTCAATAAGAAGTTTTTAGCTCCCAAAAGAACAAAACCTGACTATAAAACTCCTTTTCCATTTGGAAATGCAGATCAAAAAGATACTGTTTTTACAAATGTAGATTATACCCACTTAAACAAAACTGTTAGTGCTCTTTTTAAGGATGTGAATAAAACCAGAGCAGCTGTTGTTATCTATAAAAATAAAATTATTGCAGAAAAATATGCGAATGGCTTTACAAAAGAGTCTAAAATTTTAGGTTGGTCTATGACCAAAAGTATTACAGGTACTTTATTCGGCATTTTACAGTATCAAGGAAAAATTAATGTGCAAGATAAAGCACCAATTGTTGAATGGGAAAATGATGCTAGAAGTGAAATTACGATTCATAATTTATTACAAATGAATAGCGGTTTAGAATGGGATGAAGATTATAATTCTATTTCTGATGTTAGTAAAATGTTGTTTTTAGAAAGAGATATGACGCAGCAACAAATCAACAAACCGTTTGTAGGAAAACCAAACGAAACGTGGAACTATTC is part of the Polaribacter sp. SA4-10 genome and harbors:
- a CDS encoding aminotransferase class V-fold PLP-dependent enzyme, whose product is MINIDKIREDFPILKRTVHGKPLVYFDNAATSQTPQVVIDAIVDYYSNYNSNIHRGVHTLSQEATDKYEEARIKVQHHFNAKEAYEIILTAGTTHSINIVASGFSSLLNAGDEIIVSALEHHSNIVPWQMLCEKTGAILKVIPMFEDGSLDMEAYHSLLNEKTKLVFCNHVSNALGTVNPIKEIIDAAHKVNAAVLIDGAQATPHIKPDVQALDADFYVASAHKLCGPTGVGLLYGKKEWLEKLPPYQGGGEMIETVSFEKTTYAGLPHKFEAGTPNICGGIAFGTAIDYMNSVGFEEIASYEHELLEYGTKELLKIEGLKIYGTTKEKTAVISFNVNEIHPYDIGSILDKLGIAVRTGHHCAQPIMDFYKIPGTIRASFSFYNTKEEIDILVAGVKRATLMLS
- a CDS encoding serine hydrolase — encoded protein: MKVSKRILLFLSLIIIITVIYNYPKLNIMAGYSAKNMASSVFVAERTLEFTDINDNNFSPINLASDKVNLEEKSASASAIGLLTRKAIYREGLGSVLTLDKEDVNKKFLAPKRTKPDYKTPFPFGNADQKDTVFTNVDYTHLNKTVSALFKDVNKTRAAVVIYKNKIIAEKYANGFTKESKILGWSMTKSITGTLFGILQYQGKINVQDKAPIVEWENDARSEITIHNLLQMNSGLEWDEDYNSISDVSKMLFLERDMTQQQINKPFVGKPNETWNYSSGTTNLLSGILRNQFKTHQEYLDFWYTNLIDKIGMNSMVVETDLSGNYVGSSYAWATPRDWAKFGLLYLNNGKWNGENLFTKQWVKYATTPTPTSEGWYGAQIWLNDGKRYPDAPKNMYSFNGYQGQNVFVLPDQELVIVRMGLTKNADINLFLKGVIESLK